One window from the genome of Kaistella carnis encodes:
- a CDS encoding DUF3467 domain-containing protein, which yields MDNNQNQNQDPNNINIQLNEMVAQGVYCNLALVNNSPSEFVLDFIQMMPGVQQANVRSRVILAPLHAKRVLAALQQNIANYEQQFGEIKEIEPFVLGQNNVQA from the coding sequence ATGGACAACAATCAAAACCAAAATCAAGATCCAAACAACATCAACATTCAATTGAACGAAATGGTTGCTCAGGGAGTATATTGCAACCTTGCGTTGGTAAATAATTCACCTTCAGAATTCGTTTTAGATTTTATCCAAATGATGCCGGGAGTTCAGCAGGCGAACGTAAGATCAAGAGTAATTCTTGCACCTTTACACGCAAAAAGAGTGTTAGCTGCATTGCAACAAAACATCGCGAACTACGAACAACAATTCGGAGAAATCAAAGAAATTGAACCATTCGTATTAGGACAAAACAACGTACAGGCTTAA
- the rpoC gene encoding DNA-directed RNA polymerase subunit beta': MSNKNKTSNFTKITIGLSSPEIILQNSRGEVLKPETINYRTHKPERDGLFCEKIFGPVKDYECACGKYKRIRYKGIVCDRCGVEVTEKKVRRERIGHIGLVVPVAHIWYFRSLPNKIGYLLGLPSKKLDMIIYYERYVVIQQGIAKRADGADFDNMEFLTEEEYLDVLETLPADNQYLDDADPNKFIAKMGAEAVEELLKRIDLDALSFDLRHKAHNESSKQRRTEALKRLNVVEALRGANTRMVNRPEWMIMRVLPVIPPELRPLVPLDGGRFATSDLNDLYRRVIIRNNRLKRLLEIKAPEVILRNEKRMLQESVDSLFDNTRKSSAVKSESNRPLKSLSDSLKGKQGRFRQNLLGKRVDYSARSVIVVGPNLQLHECGIPKDMAAELYKPFIIRKLIERGIVKTVKSAKRIIDRKEPVVYDILEGVMKGHPVLLNRAPTLHRLGIQAFQPKMIEGKAIQLHPLCTTAFNADFDGDQMAVHLPLGPEAILEAQLLMLGSQNILNPANGSPITVPSQDMVLGLYFMTKQLDSTDTMKVKGEGLAFYSPEEVEIAYAEGQVSLNAKIRCRVPVKEEGELVTRLIETTVGRVLFNQIVPKEVGFVNELLTKKSLRNVIGRILADTDFPTTVRFLDDMKDLGYSNAFRGGLSFSLGDIVIPEEKKTMIATAVETVDEIKANYNMGLITDTERYNQVIDVWTNTNAGLTEMIMSRMKTDQGGFNSVYMMLDSGARGSKEQIRQLSGMRGLMAKPQKAGSTGAEIIENPIVANFKEGLSILEYFISTHGARKGLADTALKTADAGYLTRRLVDVAQDVIITENDCGTLRGTEITPLKKNDEIVERLSERILGRVSLHNVYDPETDEVILEADQLIDEAIAKRIEAAGIDAVEVRSPLTCEAKKGICAACYGRNLATGKPIHMGEAVGVIAAQSIGEPGTQLTLRTFHQGGTAGNIIENPSIVARRDGIVEMDEIRTVTSENEAGKKAEIVVSRSTEFRLVADNAARTPLMVANIPYGSELAVKPGDKVKKGDLICKWDPYNAVIIAESAGKIEYEDIVQGVSFSLEIDEQTGFEEKVISESRNKKAVPTLKVVDTKGVEQKAYNLPVGAHIMVNDGEKIKAGKVMIKIPRKSAKSGDITGGLPRVTELFEARNPSNPAVVTEIDGVVSYGKIKRGNRELIVEAKTGEISKYLVKLSNQILVQENDFVRAGSPLSDGSTTPDDILKIKGPTAVQEYLVNEIQEVYRLQGVKIDDKHFEIIVRQMMTKVSIVDGGDTQFLEGALEHKYDFLQENNRVFGLKVVVDAGDSKEFKPGQMITARELRDENSKLKREDLALVQVREALSATATPVLQGITRAALQTKSFMSAASFQETTKVLNEAAVSGKVDYLSGLKENVIVGHRIPAGTGLKDYQNIIVGSKKEFEDIN, translated from the coding sequence ATGTCAAACAAAAATAAAACAAGTAATTTTACAAAAATTACGATTGGTCTTTCTTCTCCCGAAATCATTTTACAGAATTCAAGAGGTGAAGTTTTAAAGCCCGAAACAATTAACTACCGTACGCACAAGCCGGAAAGAGATGGTCTTTTCTGCGAGAAAATTTTCGGTCCGGTAAAGGATTACGAATGTGCATGTGGGAAATATAAAAGAATCCGATACAAAGGAATCGTTTGTGACCGTTGTGGTGTAGAAGTTACCGAGAAAAAAGTACGTAGAGAAAGAATCGGGCACATTGGCTTGGTCGTTCCTGTGGCTCATATCTGGTATTTCCGTTCTTTGCCGAACAAAATTGGTTACCTTTTAGGATTGCCGTCTAAGAAATTAGACATGATCATTTATTATGAAAGATATGTCGTAATTCAGCAAGGTATCGCTAAAAGAGCCGATGGTGCAGATTTCGACAATATGGAATTTTTAACAGAGGAAGAATATCTGGATGTTCTGGAAACACTTCCTGCTGATAACCAATATCTTGATGATGCTGATCCCAACAAATTCATCGCCAAAATGGGTGCTGAAGCAGTTGAAGAATTATTAAAGAGAATCGATCTTGATGCATTGTCTTTCGACCTGCGTCATAAAGCACACAACGAATCTTCAAAACAAAGAAGAACAGAAGCCCTAAAAAGATTAAACGTAGTAGAAGCATTGAGAGGTGCAAATACGCGTATGGTCAACCGTCCGGAATGGATGATTATGAGAGTGCTTCCTGTAATTCCACCAGAATTGAGACCTTTGGTTCCATTGGATGGTGGTCGTTTTGCGACTTCAGATTTAAATGACCTTTACCGTCGTGTAATCATTAGAAATAACCGTTTGAAGAGACTGTTGGAGATCAAAGCTCCGGAAGTAATCCTTCGTAACGAAAAAAGAATGTTGCAGGAATCGGTAGATTCATTATTCGATAACACCAGAAAATCTTCTGCAGTAAAATCGGAATCAAACAGACCATTGAAATCACTTTCAGATTCATTGAAAGGAAAGCAAGGTCGTTTCCGTCAAAACTTACTCGGGAAACGTGTAGATTATTCTGCCCGTTCCGTAATCGTCGTAGGTCCAAACTTACAGTTGCACGAGTGTGGTATTCCGAAAGATATGGCAGCGGAACTATACAAACCGTTTATCATCAGAAAACTGATTGAAAGAGGAATTGTAAAAACCGTAAAGTCTGCTAAAAGAATCATTGATAGAAAAGAACCGGTTGTATATGATATTCTGGAAGGAGTAATGAAGGGTCACCCTGTTCTTCTGAACAGAGCGCCTACGCTTCACAGACTGGGTATTCAGGCTTTCCAACCGAAAATGATCGAAGGAAAAGCAATTCAGCTTCACCCATTGTGTACCACTGCATTTAATGCGGATTTCGATGGTGACCAGATGGCGGTGCATTTACCTTTAGGTCCGGAAGCAATTCTGGAAGCACAGCTTCTTATGTTAGGATCGCAGAATATTTTGAACCCTGCAAACGGTTCTCCAATTACAGTACCTTCTCAGGATATGGTTTTGGGTCTATATTTTATGACCAAACAACTGGATTCTACAGATACAATGAAAGTAAAAGGAGAAGGATTAGCATTCTATTCTCCGGAAGAAGTAGAGATCGCTTATGCAGAAGGACAAGTTTCTTTGAATGCGAAAATAAGATGTAGAGTTCCTGTTAAGGAAGAAGGTGAATTGGTAACAAGACTTATCGAAACTACGGTAGGTAGAGTATTGTTCAACCAGATCGTTCCTAAAGAAGTTGGTTTTGTAAATGAACTTTTGACCAAAAAATCATTGAGAAATGTAATTGGTAGAATTCTTGCCGATACCGATTTCCCAACGACTGTTCGTTTCTTGGATGACATGAAAGACTTAGGTTATTCAAATGCATTCCGAGGAGGATTGTCCTTTAGTTTAGGTGATATCGTAATTCCTGAAGAAAAGAAAACCATGATCGCAACTGCCGTAGAAACAGTAGATGAGATCAAGGCGAACTATAACATGGGTCTTATCACCGATACAGAGCGTTATAACCAGGTTATTGATGTTTGGACGAATACCAACGCAGGATTAACCGAGATGATTATGAGCAGAATGAAAACCGATCAAGGTGGATTCAACTCTGTTTATATGATGCTTGATTCTGGAGCAAGGGGTTCCAAAGAGCAGATTCGTCAGCTTTCAGGAATGAGAGGTTTGATGGCGAAACCGCAAAAAGCCGGTTCAACTGGGGCTGAGATTATTGAAAACCCGATTGTAGCGAACTTTAAAGAAGGTCTTTCAATTTTGGAATACTTTATCTCTACTCACGGTGCTCGTAAAGGTCTTGCGGATACTGCACTAAAAACTGCCGATGCGGGTTATTTAACTCGTAGATTGGTTGACGTTGCGCAGGATGTGATCATTACTGAAAACGACTGTGGAACTTTAAGAGGAACAGAAATTACCCCACTTAAGAAAAATGACGAAATCGTTGAAAGACTTTCCGAAAGAATCTTAGGTAGAGTTTCTTTACATAATGTATACGACCCGGAAACCGACGAGGTTATTTTGGAAGCTGATCAATTAATTGATGAAGCCATTGCAAAAAGAATCGAAGCTGCAGGTATTGATGCCGTAGAAGTACGTTCACCATTAACTTGTGAAGCGAAAAAAGGAATCTGTGCCGCTTGTTACGGTCGTAACTTAGCGACTGGTAAACCAATTCACATGGGTGAAGCAGTAGGAGTTATCGCAGCACAATCCATTGGGGAACCAGGAACTCAGTTAACATTGAGAACCTTCCACCAAGGGGGAACTGCAGGAAATATTATCGAGAATCCTTCCATCGTTGCCAGAAGAGATGGTATCGTAGAAATGGATGAAATTAGAACAGTAACTTCAGAAAACGAAGCTGGTAAAAAAGCCGAGATCGTAGTTTCCCGTTCAACGGAATTCCGTTTGGTAGCAGACAATGCTGCAAGAACACCATTAATGGTTGCTAACATTCCTTATGGATCAGAATTGGCGGTTAAACCAGGTGATAAAGTGAAAAAAGGAGATCTAATCTGTAAGTGGGATCCGTATAATGCGGTAATCATCGCAGAATCTGCAGGTAAGATCGAGTATGAAGATATCGTTCAGGGGGTTTCATTCTCATTAGAGATTGATGAGCAGACTGGCTTCGAAGAGAAAGTAATTTCTGAATCAAGAAACAAGAAAGCCGTACCAACCTTGAAAGTTGTGGATACCAAAGGAGTAGAGCAAAAAGCCTACAACCTTCCGGTAGGTGCCCACATCATGGTAAACGATGGTGAGAAAATTAAGGCCGGTAAGGTAATGATTAAGATCCCAAGAAAATCTGCAAAATCTGGAGATATTACAGGGGGTCTACCAAGAGTTACCGAATTGTTCGAAGCGAGAAATCCTTCAAACCCTGCCGTAGTTACAGAAATCGATGGTGTTGTATCTTATGGAAAAATCAAAAGAGGTAACCGCGAGCTGATCGTGGAAGCTAAAACTGGAGAAATCTCTAAATACTTAGTAAAACTTTCGAACCAGATCTTGGTTCAGGAGAATGACTTCGTAAGAGCAGGTTCCCCACTTTCTGATGGTTCTACCACACCGGATGACATCTTGAAAATTAAAGGACCAACTGCCGTACAGGAATATTTGGTTAATGAAATTCAAGAGGTTTACCGTTTGCAAGGGGTAAAAATTGATGATAAACACTTTGAAATTATTGTGCGTCAAATGATGACCAAAGTTTCAATTGTTGATGGTGGAGATACCCAGTTCTTAGAAGGTGCGTTGGAACACAAATATGATTTCTTACAGGAAAACAACAGAGTGTTCGGCTTAAAAGTAGTCGTAGATGCAGGAGATTCTAAAGAATTCAAACCAGGTCAAATGATTACTGCCCGAGAATTAAGAGATGAGAACTCTAAGCTGAAACGTGAAGACTTAGCCTTGGTTCAGGTGCGTGAAGCTTTATCTGCAACTGCCACACCGGTATTGCAGGGGATTACAAGAGCGGCACTTCAAACAAAATCGTTCATGTCGGCAGCATCCTTCCAGGAAACGACCAAAGTATTGAACGAAGCAGCGGTTTCCGGAAAAGTAGATTACTTGAGCGGTCTGAAAGAAAATGTAATTGTAGGACACAGAATTCCTGCAGGTACAGGTCTGAAAGATTATCAAAATATAATCGTAGGTTCGAAAAAAGAATTCGAAGACATCAACTAA
- a CDS encoding DUF427 domain-containing protein produces the protein MKAIWNGMTIAHSSKTIVVENNHYFPENSIDKDYFILTNHHTSCPWKGQASYYSIEVDGEKNENAAWFYPSPTEAASNIKNYVAFWKGVEIRD, from the coding sequence ATGAAAGCAATTTGGAATGGAATGACAATCGCCCACAGCAGTAAAACAATTGTCGTAGAAAACAATCACTATTTCCCCGAAAACAGTATTGATAAGGATTATTTTATACTGACAAATCACCATACCAGCTGTCCCTGGAAAGGTCAGGCATCCTATTACAGCATCGAAGTCGATGGGGAGAAGAATGAAAACGCCGCTTGGTTTTATCCAAGTCCGACAGAAGCAGCCTCCAATATAAAAAATTACGTCGCTTTCTGGAAAGGTGTTGAAATTAGAGATTAA
- the ribB gene encoding 3,4-dihydroxy-2-butanone-4-phosphate synthase, protein MSDIQLNTIPEAIEDLKNGKIIIVVDDENRENEGDFLSAAELTTPEIINFMTIHGRGLICTPLPEKRCDELGLDIMVTRSSDPKETAFTVSVDLLGEGVSTGISASDRSKTILALMDKNTKPTDFMRPGHIFPLRAKKGGVLKRAGHTEAAIDLTKLAGLQEGGVICEIMNDDGSMARLPELYELAKKHDLKLVSIEDLIQYQLRKGDLIERLEERKVKTHYGEFDFFAFKETSTDQIHFALTKGHWLENEPILVRVQASNSYFDVLSRLTTGEKPLLEKVTKMINDEGKGAIIFINNVSNSENTMRKLQQFLDFQDGQEKRPTLASNFHDYGIGTQILKNLGINKFRVITQNTQQKPLVGGYDVEVTEMVEL, encoded by the coding sequence ATGTCAGATATTCAACTTAATACGATTCCTGAAGCGATTGAGGATCTTAAAAACGGAAAAATAATCATCGTTGTAGATGATGAAAACCGGGAAAATGAGGGAGATTTTCTTTCTGCGGCGGAATTAACTACGCCGGAAATTATTAATTTTATGACCATCCACGGGCGTGGTTTGATTTGTACACCACTTCCAGAAAAACGTTGTGACGAACTGGGCCTCGATATTATGGTGACGCGCAGCAGCGATCCGAAAGAAACAGCTTTTACGGTTTCTGTGGATTTGTTGGGCGAGGGAGTTTCTACGGGAATTTCGGCGAGCGACAGAAGCAAAACGATTTTAGCCTTGATGGATAAAAATACGAAACCTACCGATTTCATGCGTCCGGGACATATTTTCCCGTTGAGAGCAAAGAAAGGTGGTGTATTGAAAAGAGCCGGACATACCGAAGCAGCTATTGATTTAACCAAATTAGCAGGTCTTCAAGAAGGTGGCGTAATTTGTGAAATTATGAATGATGACGGTTCTATGGCGCGACTTCCGGAGTTGTATGAACTGGCGAAAAAGCATGATCTGAAATTGGTTTCTATTGAAGATCTAATTCAATATCAATTAAGAAAAGGCGATTTAATCGAGCGTTTGGAGGAAAGAAAAGTGAAAACCCATTACGGCGAATTCGACTTTTTTGCTTTTAAAGAAACGAGTACGGATCAAATTCACTTTGCTTTAACGAAAGGACATTGGTTAGAAAATGAACCGATTTTAGTGAGAGTTCAAGCCTCTAATTCTTATTTCGATGTTTTGAGCAGACTGACGACGGGAGAAAAACCGTTGCTTGAAAAGGTGACGAAGATGATCAATGACGAAGGAAAAGGAGCGATTATTTTCATTAATAATGTTTCGAATTCTGAAAATACAATGCGTAAATTGCAGCAGTTTTTGGATTTCCAGGATGGTCAGGAAAAACGTCCAACTTTGGCTTCGAACTTCCATGATTATGGAATTGGAACGCAGATCTTGAAGAATTTAGGAATTAACAAATTCCGGGTTATTACGCAAAATACGCAGCAGAAACCGTTGGTAGGCGGTTATGATGTGGAAGTGACGGAAATGGTGGAATTGTAA
- a CDS encoding thermonuclease family protein, whose protein sequence is MASSFMQKSIILFILLFLGNTIIPASFQSTSPTDQLILKVKIIGVKDGDTVEGLYYQLPIVIRLEHIDAPEKKQAFGTVSKKKLSDLAFGKTVTLISKGKKGNFDRNGRMIAEIYTNEKTCLNKEMLKTGLAWHYKKYSTSAEYAQLENTAHKNRVGLWADKNPIAPWNFRK, encoded by the coding sequence ATGGCTTCCTCTTTCATGCAGAAATCAATCATTCTCTTTATCCTCCTCTTTTTAGGAAACACTATTATTCCAGCTTCATTCCAATCGACCTCACCAACGGATCAATTAATTTTGAAAGTGAAAATTATCGGCGTTAAAGATGGCGATACGGTAGAAGGATTGTATTATCAGTTACCCATCGTTATTCGTCTGGAACATATTGATGCACCTGAAAAAAAACAAGCCTTTGGTACCGTTTCTAAAAAGAAACTTTCAGATCTCGCGTTTGGTAAAACGGTCACCCTAATCAGCAAGGGAAAAAAAGGCAACTTCGACCGAAATGGACGTATGATTGCAGAAATTTACACCAATGAAAAAACCTGCCTCAACAAAGAAATGCTGAAAACAGGTTTAGCCTGGCATTATAAAAAATATTCTACAAGTGCCGAATATGCACAGTTAGAAAACACGGCACACAAAAATAGAGTAGGACTTTGGGCAGATAAAAATCCCATCGCTCCCTGGAATTTTAGAAAATAA
- the rpoB gene encoding DNA-directed RNA polymerase subunit beta: MSKSKAVAKTQANQRINFSEAKGKIVTPDFLDIQIQSFKDFFQLDTLPEQRLNESLYKTFEENFPITDSRNNFVLEFLDYLVDSPRYSRDECVERGLTYSVPLKARLKLYCTDPEHEDFQTVVQDVYLGPVPYMTPSGSFIINGAERVIVTQLHRSPGVFFGQTYHANGTKLYYSRIIPFKGSWMEFTTDINNVMFAYIDRKKKLPLTTLLRAIGYESDKDILQIFDLAEEVKVSKAALKKVEGRVLAARVLNTWFEDFVDEDTGEVVSIERNEIILDRETVLEKEHIDMILESGVKSVLIHKENSNEFSIIQNTLQKDPTNSEKEAVEYIYRQLRNADPPDEETARGIIEKLFFSEQRYSLGEVGRYRLNKKLNLNIPEKTEVLTKEDIIAIVRHLIQLVNSKAEVDDIDHLSNRRIKTVGEQLSGQFGVGLSRIARTIRERMNVRDNEIFTPIDLVNAKTLTSVINSFFGTNQLSQFMDQTNPLSEITHKRRLSALGPGGLSRERAGFEVRDVHHTHYGRICPIETPEGPNIGLISSLGIYAKINSLGFIETPYRKVENGKVDLKTAPIFLNAEDEEDKVIAQANIDMKDDGTILTDRVIARLDGDYPVVEPQQVELIDVAPNQISGISASLIPFLEHDDANRALMGSNMMRQAVPLLKPEAPIVGTGLEKQVATDSRVLINAEGNGIVEYVDADKITIKYDRTEDEDLVSFESGTKTYKLTKFRKTNQSTTITLRPNVRVGEKVEKGQVLCDGYATENGELAIGRNLTVAFMPWKGYNFEDAIVINEKVVREDWFTSIHVDEYSLEVRDTKLGMEELTADIPNVSEEATKDLDENGMIRIGADVKPGDIMIGKITPKGESDPTPEEKLLRAIFGDKAGDVKDASLKADSSLRGVVINKKLFSRNIKDKKKRSEEKLKLEEIENTYKAKFDELRATLLEKLGTLVNGKTSQGVNNDLAEEIIGKGVKFTTKLLQSVEDYVNVSGADWTVDAERNELIKQLIHNYKIKYNDIQGVKNREKFAISIGDELPAGIIKLAKVYVAKKRKLNVGDKMAGRHGNKGIVSRIVREEDMPFLEDGTPVDIVLNPLGVPSRMNIGQIYETVLGWAGKKLGLKFATPIFDGASLEQITEYTEQAGLPKYGSTYLYDGGTGERFAQPATVGIIYMLKLGHMVDDKMHARSIGPYSLITQQPLGGKAQFGGQRFGEMEVWALEAFGASNILREILTVKSDDVIGRAKTYEAIAKGEAMPEPGIPESFNVLLHELQGLGLDVRLEE, from the coding sequence ATGAGTAAATCTAAAGCAGTCGCTAAAACTCAGGCCAATCAAAGAATCAATTTCTCCGAAGCAAAAGGAAAAATTGTTACCCCTGACTTTTTGGACATTCAGATCCAATCTTTCAAAGATTTTTTCCAGTTGGATACCCTTCCGGAGCAGAGACTAAACGAGTCTTTGTACAAAACCTTTGAAGAGAATTTCCCAATTACCGATTCTAGAAACAATTTCGTTTTAGAATTTTTGGATTATTTGGTAGATTCGCCACGCTACTCGAGAGACGAGTGTGTAGAAAGAGGTTTAACCTATTCGGTCCCTCTAAAAGCTAGACTTAAATTGTATTGTACTGATCCGGAACATGAAGATTTCCAAACAGTAGTACAGGACGTTTATTTAGGACCCGTTCCTTACATGACGCCGTCTGGTTCATTTATTATCAATGGTGCAGAGCGTGTTATTGTAACGCAGTTACACAGATCTCCAGGTGTTTTCTTTGGTCAGACTTATCATGCCAACGGAACCAAATTGTATTATTCCCGTATTATTCCTTTTAAAGGATCTTGGATGGAATTTACAACGGATATCAACAATGTAATGTTTGCTTACATTGACCGTAAGAAAAAATTACCTTTAACAACTTTATTAAGAGCAATCGGATACGAATCTGATAAAGACATCTTACAAATTTTTGACCTTGCTGAAGAAGTGAAAGTTTCTAAAGCAGCTTTGAAAAAAGTAGAAGGTAGAGTTCTTGCAGCGAGAGTTTTGAACACTTGGTTTGAAGATTTCGTTGATGAAGATACAGGTGAAGTAGTTTCTATCGAAAGAAATGAGATTATCTTAGACCGTGAAACCGTTCTTGAAAAAGAACATATTGATATGATTTTGGAATCTGGTGTGAAATCTGTTTTGATTCACAAAGAAAATTCTAACGAATTCTCTATCATCCAGAATACCTTACAAAAAGATCCAACCAACTCCGAAAAAGAAGCGGTTGAATATATCTACCGTCAGTTGCGTAACGCAGATCCGCCCGATGAAGAAACAGCACGTGGAATTATTGAAAAATTATTCTTCTCTGAGCAACGTTATTCATTAGGAGAAGTTGGTCGTTACCGATTGAACAAGAAATTGAATTTAAATATTCCAGAGAAAACTGAAGTTTTAACAAAAGAAGATATCATCGCGATCGTAAGACATTTGATCCAGTTGGTAAATTCTAAAGCAGAGGTTGATGATATTGATCACTTATCAAACAGACGTATTAAAACTGTTGGTGAGCAATTATCCGGACAGTTTGGTGTAGGTCTTTCCAGAATTGCAAGAACAATTAGAGAGAGAATGAACGTTAGAGATAACGAGATCTTTACTCCAATCGACTTGGTAAATGCAAAAACGCTAACCTCTGTGATCAACTCGTTCTTCGGAACCAACCAGTTGTCACAGTTCATGGACCAAACCAATCCATTATCAGAAATCACGCACAAGCGTAGACTTTCTGCCCTGGGACCTGGTGGACTTTCAAGAGAAAGAGCAGGTTTTGAGGTACGTGACGTTCACCATACGCACTACGGAAGAATTTGTCCTATTGAGACTCCTGAGGGACCAAACATTGGTTTGATTTCATCTTTGGGAATCTATGCGAAAATTAACAGTCTTGGTTTCATCGAAACACCATATAGAAAAGTAGAGAATGGTAAAGTTGATTTAAAAACAGCGCCAATTTTCTTGAATGCAGAAGATGAAGAAGATAAAGTAATTGCGCAGGCAAATATTGATATGAAAGATGACGGAACCATCCTTACAGACAGAGTTATTGCTCGTTTGGACGGTGATTATCCTGTTGTTGAGCCTCAGCAAGTAGAATTAATAGATGTTGCACCGAACCAGATTTCTGGTATTTCTGCGTCATTGATTCCTTTCTTGGAGCATGATGATGCGAATAGAGCTTTGATGGGATCGAATATGATGCGTCAGGCAGTTCCATTGTTGAAACCGGAAGCACCAATCGTAGGAACAGGTTTAGAAAAACAAGTTGCTACAGATTCCCGAGTTTTGATTAACGCAGAAGGAAATGGAATAGTAGAGTATGTTGATGCTGATAAAATCACCATCAAATATGATAGAACTGAAGACGAGGACTTAGTGTCTTTCGAATCAGGTACTAAAACATACAAATTGACCAAATTCCGTAAAACCAACCAGAGTACGACCATTACTTTGAGGCCAAACGTAAGAGTAGGTGAAAAAGTAGAAAAAGGTCAGGTTCTTTGCGACGGTTACGCTACTGAAAACGGAGAATTGGCAATCGGAAGAAACCTTACTGTAGCATTTATGCCATGGAAAGGGTACAACTTTGAGGATGCGATCGTAATTAATGAAAAAGTAGTTCGTGAGGACTGGTTTACATCAATTCACGTAGATGAATATTCACTAGAAGTTCGTGATACCAAATTAGGTATGGAAGAATTAACAGCAGATATTCCGAACGTTTCTGAAGAGGCAACCAAAGATCTTGATGAAAACGGAATGATTAGAATCGGTGCTGATGTGAAGCCTGGTGATATCATGATTGGTAAGATTACTCCAAAAGGAGAATCAGATCCAACGCCGGAAGAAAAATTATTGAGAGCGATCTTCGGTGACAAAGCCGGAGATGTAAAAGATGCTTCGTTAAAAGCGGATTCTTCATTAAGAGGAGTTGTTATTAACAAGAAGTTATTCTCAAGAAATATCAAAGACAAAAAGAAAAGATCTGAAGAGAAGTTGAAACTTGAGGAAATCGAAAACACGTATAAAGCGAAATTCGACGAATTAAGAGCAACACTTCTTGAAAAACTTGGAACTTTAGTCAATGGTAAAACTTCTCAGGGAGTTAATAACGACTTGGCAGAAGAAATCATCGGAAAAGGCGTGAAGTTTACAACCAAACTTCTTCAATCTGTTGAAGATTATGTAAATGTAAGCGGAGCTGACTGGACGGTTGATGCAGAACGTAATGAGTTGATCAAACAGTTGATTCACAACTACAAAATCAAATATAACGATATTCAAGGAGTTAAAAACCGTGAGAAATTCGCAATCTCTATTGGAGATGAACTTCCTGCAGGAATCATCAAATTAGCGAAAGTTTATGTTGCTAAAAAACGTAAGCTGAACGTTGGTGATAAAATGGCAGGTCGTCACGGTAACAAAGGTATCGTATCAAGAATCGTTCGTGAAGAAGACATGCCGTTCTTAGAAGACGGAACTCCGGTAGATATCGTATTGAATCCACTGGGTGTACCTTCACGTATGAACATCGGTCAGATTTATGAGACCGTTTTAGGTTGGGCTGGAAAAAAATTAGGGTTGAAATTTGCAACTCCAATTTTCGACGGTGCAAGTTTAGAGCAGATTACAGAATATACAGAGCAGGCAGGTTTACCAAAATACGGTAGTACGTATTTATATGACGGTGGAACAGGTGAAAGATTCGCACAACCCGCAACGGTTGGAATCATTTACATGTTGAAACTGGGTCACATGGTAGATGATAAAATGCACGCACGTTCAATCGGACCTTACTCATTGATTACGCAACAGCCATTAGGTGGTAAAGCGCAATTCGGTGGACAAAGATTTGGTGAGATGGAGGTTTGGGCACTGGAAGCATTTGGTGCATCTAATATCCTAAGAGAAATCTTGACCGTGAAATCTGATGACGTAATTGGTAGAGCTAAAACTTACGAAGCAATTGCAAAAGGAGAAGCAATGCCGGAACCAGGTATTCCGGAATCTTTTAATGTATTGTTGCATGAGTTACAGGGTCTTGGTCTTGATGTAAGACTGGAAGAATAA